DNA from Bacteroidales bacterium:
TAAAAGCAAGGATAAATGAAAACATAGCATCTTCTCTTCATTCTGAAAAATATATCGAAACAGATTATTTTATAAGTATATATTCAAAAGTCGCATTAGATTTCAATTACTTGATGAATTATCTCGGTGAAGAAAAGTTTGATAATATTATGCAGGAATTTTATGAAAAATGGAAATTTAAACATCCTTATCCTGATGATATAAAAAATATATTTGAAGAAAAAACAGGAGAAAACTTAGACTGGTTCTTTGAAGATATTATTAAAACAACAAAAAAAAATGATTATAAAATATCTAAAATGAAAAATGAAAAACTATTGATTAAGAATAAAGGACAAATTATTTCTCCATTTTCAATTACTAGTTTAAAAAATAATAAAATACAATCAACTGAATGGTATCAGGGTTTTAATGAACAACAATGGATAAATATACCTGACAAAGAATGTGATAAAATAATAATTGATTATTCATTAGATATTCCCGATATAAACAGAAAAAACAACATTATTAAAACTTTTGGAATATTTAAAAAAGCCGAACCTTTTAAATTGAAATTTCTCGGAATTATTGAAAACCCCGATAATACACAAATAAATTTTTCTCCCTTAATTGGATGGAATAATTATAATAAATTAATGATTGGTTCAATATTCTACGGTGCTGTAATCCCAACACAAAAGCTTGAATATCAGATTTTACCATTTTATAGTTATGAAAATAAAGATTTTGCCGGTTATAGTAATTTCAATTATTATATCTTCCCAAATAATAATTTTATTCAAAATATTAAAATAGGTCTTTCATCTTCGCGTTATGCTTTTTATTATGATAATGTAAATTTTCAGAAATTTAAACCAAACATCAATATTGAGTTTAAAAAGAAAAACTCAAAAAGCACCAAAGAAAACTATTTATATAATGATTTAATCTATGTTACAAATTCTTCCGAAAAATTATATAATGATTCAACTGTATATAGTTACTTTTATAATGGCAGATTTACGCATGAAAATAACAGGACATTAAATCCATATTCTGTAAATCTGAATATACAAGCAGGAAAAGGTTTTGTTAAATCATGGATTGAGTCGTTTTATACAATATCATACAAAAAACCGAAAAAAGGATTTAATATCAGATTATTTGCAGGAAAGTTTTTATATAACGCTGATTATTATTATGGAAATTATAATTTCAGATTAAGTGGCTGGACAGGACAAAATGATTATACTTTTGAAAATGTTTATATTGGCAGAATGGAAAATATTATAAATGAATCAGACAATCATCTGCTATCGCAACAATTTGTAAAAAATGACGGTGGTTTTTCTGTTTACACATTACTCGGACAAACAAATAACTGGCTTGCTTCAATAAATCTGAATACTACATTGCCATTTTTAATACCACTTAAACCTTATTTAAACCTTGCTGCATATAATTATATTCATAATTCTCCCAAATCAATACAATATGTTTTTGAATCGGGAATTGAAATTTCAATTATTCCTGATATATTTGAAATATATTTTCCTGTATTAATGTCAGAAGATATAAAATATCAAAGTGATTTTATTACAGATAATTATTGGCAAAAAATTCGTTTTATACTTAATTTTAACGAACTTAATCCGTTTAAACTAATTAAAGAAATTGATTTGTAAATTGACTGATAAAAAAAACATATACTTTGCTTCTGATGCTCATCTCGGACTTCCGAACTATCAGAAAAGCCTTTTCAGGGAGAAACTACTTGTTAAATGGCTTGATGAGATAAAAAATGATGCCAAAGAAATTTATCTCTTGGGAGATATGTTTGATTTTTGGTATGAATATAAACAAGTAGTACCACGCGGTTTTACCAGATTTCTTGGAAAAATTGCCGAAATTGTTGACAGTGGAATACCTGTACATTTATTTACAGGAAATCATGATATATGGATTTTTGATTATTTACCTACCGAAACAGGCGTTATTTTACATAGAAAACCAATAGTAAAAACTTTAAATGGCAAAAAATTTTATCTTGCACATGGCGATGGTTTAGGACCTTATGATAAAGGATATAAACTATTAAAAAAAATATTCACAAACCCTGTTTTACAATGGCTTTTTTCAAGATTACATCCAAATTTTGCAATCGGTCTTGGTCATTTATGGTCAAATAACAGCAGGTTTGCAAAAGGATTAAAAGCTGAAAAGTATAAAGGAGACGACAAAGAATGGCTTTATCTTTATGCAAAAAGTCTGTTAAAAAAAGAACATTTCGATTATTTTGTTTTCGGACATCGACATATACTTGTCGAACGGCAAATTGGCTCAAAAAGCAGATTTATAAATTTAGGCGACTGGATAACAAATTTTTCTTACGGAGTATTTGATGGGGAAAACTTTGAATTAAAAAAATATACTAAAAACAGCATGAGTTAAGTCTGAGATTATCAGAGTGTTTGGGCTTAATAAATGTTCCGGATAAAATACAAAAAAAAGCGACCTGTAAAAGATCGCTTTTCCTATTCTTATTTAATTTATAAATCTTTCAAATACTAAGTTTAAAGATTATGTTTTTTAACAAAATCCTCAACAACTTCTACTAAATTCGGATAACCTATTTCCTGAAGGTCATAATATACCCTTGTATTAGGTTTTTTGATATTAATTATCCTGTTTAAATCAATTGGAGTACCAATAACAACAGAATCACAATCTGTATTGTTTATTGTTGTTTCAAGGTCTTTTAGTTGTTGTTCACCATAACCCATAGCTGGCAATAGTGTACCTATTTTAGGATAAGTTTCAAAAGTTTCAGCCAACCTGCCTACAATAAAAGGTCTTGGGTCAATTAATTCTTTAGCTCCAAATTTATTGGCAGCAACTGTTCCTGCACCAATTTTCATTTCTCCATGTGTTAATGTTGGTCCATCTTCAACAACTAAAACTCTTTTTCCTTTAATAATAGAAGGGTCATCAACTTTAATTGGAGAAGCACCATCAATTACCGTTGCTTTAGGATTAACCTTAGCAATATTTTCCCTGACTTTTTGAATATCATCAGAATCAGCACTATCCATTTTATTAATAATAACCACGTCTGCTTTTCTTAAAGTTACTTCGCCGGGATAATATGATAATTCATGACCTGCTCTGTGCGGATCAACAACTGTTACCATAAGATCGGGTGCATAAAACGAAAAATCGTTATTTCCACCATCCCAAAGAACTACATCACAACCATCAGGATCGTTTTCTGCTTCTCTGACAATTGCTTCATAATCAACACCTGCATAAATTACATTCCCACGTATAACATGTGGTTCGTATTCTTCCATTTCTTCAATTGTACATTTATGCTTTTTAAGATCGCTAAGCTCGGCAAATCGTTGAACTTTTTGAGCAACCAAATCACCATAAGGCATAGGATGGCGAATAGCAACAACTTTTAATCCTTTTTCCATTAAAAGCTCAATTATTCTCCTTGATGTCTGGCTTTTACCACATCCAGTCCTTACAGCACCAACAGCAATAACAGGTTTTTTACTTTTAATCATTGTATCTTTTGAGCCAAGAAGAACAAAATTGGCACCGGCAGTATTAACAATTGCACTTACTCCCATTACTTTTTTATAAGTAACATCGCTATACGAAAAAACACAATCGTCAACTTTCAGTTCTTTAATTAATTTTGTAAGTTCTTCTTCTGCATATATCGGGATACCATCAGGATATAATTCTCCGGCTAATTCAGCAGGATATTTTCTTCCGTCGATATCAGGAATTTGAGCAGCAGTAAATGCAACCACGTTATAATCCTTATTACCTCTAAAATAAGTATTAAAATTGTGGAAGTCTCTTCCAGCAGCACCGATAATAATGACATTTTTTGCCATAATTTCCTCCGTTTTTAAAAAATTAATAATTACGCAAATATACATTTTATGAAATATATTCAAATATTAAAATATATGTTAAATATCAATAATAAATTACAATAATTTTAGTAACATTCTGATATTCTGCATATAAGATATTTTATTACAAATAGTTTAAAAACATGTTTAATAATATGTTTTTGTGTATAATTATTTTTGGTTTATTCACAAATACTTTTTTATAAAGATTGTAATAATGAGTCCACTCCGAAAACAGATAGTACGTCATTGCGAACGTAGTGAAGCAATCTTAATCGCCTGACAATCTGTTATTTAACAAGATTGCTTCAGTCGTTCCTCCTTCGCAATGACGGTTTTTTTGACTTTTCGGAGTGGACTCAATAATTAAATGTATGTTATTGATTGAAAAGAACACTATCGGTGTTCGATTATTGTAGGAAACATTAATATATTTGAATAACAACTCCATCGGAGTTGGATTATTTATTAATAACTGAGTTCAGTCTAAAAAGGTAGAGAATTAAAATATGCCACTAAAACACCAAGGCACTAAATTACACAAAATGCTGAAAATCTAGCATATATATTTTGGTGAGATTTTGTGTTTTTGTGCTTTGGTGGCGAAAAAAAAGTTTTTATACTGAACTCATAACTTATTTCGAATATAATAATCAAACTCCGATATTTGTGCCATTTGGCATTATCGATGGAGTTTATAAATATTCTTAAAAAAAAGAAAGCATGCTCCCTTTTTTTTTCTATAGGATTTGATTTTCTTTGTTGAATACGATTTATTTCTATAATAAATTAAAAAAATGATAGAATCATATATTAATACAAATAATACAAAAAAAGAACAAGTATCTCAAATGTTTGATAATATTGCATGGAGATATGATTTTTTAAATCATTTGTTATCATTTGGTATTGACAAAATATGGAGAAAAAAAGCTGTAAAACTACTTAAAGAATATAAACCAAAAATAATTCTTGACATTGCTGCAGGAACTGGCGATTTTGCTATAGAAGCAAGCAAATTAAAACCTGACAAAATTATTGGAATTGACATATCCCGGGAAATGCTTAATAAGTTTGAAAATAAAATAAAAAAGAAAAAATTATCAGGAACAATTGAAGTTCAAATTGGTGATGCAGAAAACATAAAATTTAACAATAATTATTTCGATGCTATAATTGTAGGTTTTGGTGTAAGAAATTTTGAAAATCTCACTCAGGGAATTAATGAAATGTACAGAGTCTTAAAAAATGGCGGTAATTTAATTATTTTAGAATTTTCTAAACCAAATAATTCTTTTATCAGAAAAATTTATAATTTATATTTTTTAAAAATATTACCATTTGTAGGGAAACTTTTTTCGAAAGATTCTTTTGCTTATTCATACTTGCCGGAATCAGTCAAAAGCTTTCCTGAATACGAAGAATTATTACAGATATTAAAAAATACAGGATTTAGTAATTCAAAATTTATTCCTTTATCATTTGGAATAGCAACTTTATATATAGGACAGAAGAAATAATATTCTATAATCTTTTTAGTTAACATACTTATTTTTACTTTTATAAGTTTAATAAAAAAGTGTGTTTTTACAGATACTAATTAATGTCCATTCATAAAGTACGTCATTGCGAACAGAGTGAAGCAATCTTATTAATAACGTTCTGGATATCAGATTGCCTGCCTACCGTCAGGCAGGCTTCGTCGTTCCTCCTCGCAATGACGAATAGAAGTATAGACATTACAAACAAACGCCAATTAAAAAAAATATTACCGGTGAATTATAAAATCTTATTCATATTATTGATTTGTTTTGGAGTTGTAAAATCATATTCACAAACCCAAATACCAAAAAATACTCCAAAGTATGATTATGACCCTGTACACTTTGGTTTTACTATTGGGTTAAATACAATGGATTTTACAATACATAATTCTGATGATTTTTTCTCATTAGATACGGTATTATCTATTGAGAATTATAGAACTGTGGGATTTAATATTTGCATGGTTACAAATTTCAGGTTAGCTGAATACTTTGATTTCAGAATTACTCCCGGATTGGTTTTTGGACAAAGAAATCTTACATATATAAGAGATAGTGCATTTGTTATTGATGCTCCTTTAGATGAAAGTAAAGAAGCTGTACATGTTATGAAAATTGAATCAACTTTTTTGCAAGTCCCTTTTACATTAAAATATAAAGCAAAAAGATTAAATAATTATAGACCATATCTAATTACAGGATTAAATTATTGTTATGATCTTGAAGCAAGAAAAAAAATAAAAGATGACGAAAAACCAAAAATCAGACTAAAGCGTAATGATATTTATTATGAAATTGGTTTTGGAATTGATTATTACTTTCCTTTATTTAAAATGTCATCCGAAATAAAATTTTCTGTTGGACTAATGGATATACTTCAACATGATAGTAGAGAATATTCTAATGCAATTGAAAACATGAACTCTAAAATGGTTTCGTTACTTTTCCATTTTGAATAATATTATTTTTTGTGTACCCAATAATTCTTTAACAATTTAGCGTTCTTTGCGTAAATACTTAGCGAACTTCTGCCTACCAGCCAATGTCAATAAGTTAACAGATTCCGCATCACCTGCCTGCCGGCAGGCAGGAGTGCGGAATGACAATAGCTCTTAAAAAGTTACTTATGCATGTCATTCCTGCGAAAGCAGGAATCTTTTAGTTTGATAAAGTCTTAACTTATTGATATTGACCTATCGGCAGGCAGGTTGCGGTAAAAATAAATTTTGCAACAATCATAAAACCAACACTATAAACAAACTGATTAGTTACTTTTGGGTTAATATTTATTAATTTAAAAAATGAGAAAAGAAATTATTCTCAGGCTTTCACCTCAAGAAGCTTTTGATAAAAATAGTTATAAAAAAATAGTTGAAAAGATAATTAAAATTTCTTCTTCAAGAATTTCTTATGTCAAAGTATTAAATAAATCTGTTGATGCAAGGAATAAAGATATTAAGGTGAACTTAAAACTATTGCTCGTTATTGACGAACAGAACCCAAAATTTGAAAAACCTGAAATTAAATTTCAAAATGTTTCTAATTCTCCCGAAATTATTATTATAGGTTGCGGACCAGCAGGTTTATTTGCTGCTATAAGACTTATTGAATTAGGGTTTAAACCCGTAATTATTGAAAGAGGGAAAAACGTAAAAGAAAGAAAAAAAGATATTGTTTTAATTCAAAGAAATCAATCATTGAATCCTGATTCAAATTATTGTTTTGGAGAAGGCGGAGCAGGTGCTTTTTCTGATGGTAAACTATTCACACGCTCAAAAAAAAGAGGAAACGTAAAAAGAATATTAGAAATATTTAACTTTTTTGGAGCTTCCGAAGATATATTAATTGATGCTCATCCTCATATAGGTTCTGATAAACTTCCTGCGATAATTACAAATATGAGAAATGCTATTATTAATTGTGGTGGCGAAATTCATTTTAATACAAAGGTTGTCGATTTTATTATTGATAGTAATACAATTAAGGGAATAAAAACAGACAAAGATATTAACTTTTATGGAAATGCGGTAATTCTTGCAACCGGACATTCTGCAAGGGATATATATCATATTTTTAGTAAAAACAAATTAGTTATTGAAGCAAAACCATTTGCTATGGGAGTGCGGGTTGAACACCCGCAATCAATTATAAATTCTATTCAGTATCATAATTCAAAACAAGCCAAATATCTTCCTTCTGCAACATATAAACTGGTAAGTCAAATCAAGGACAGGGGAGTTTATTCATTTTGCATGTGTCCGGGAGGATTTATTGTTCCTGCATCAACAGGAGAAAATGAAATTGTAGTAAACGGCATGTCTGCTTTTAAAAGAAATTCAAAATTTGCAAATTCAGGTATTGTTGTAGAAATAAGAAATGATGATTTGCATAAGTATCACAAATTTAACGAGTTAGCAGGGCTTGAATTTCAAAAACAATTAGAACATTTATCATTCACTAATAGCGGAGATGGATTGATTGCACCAGCACAAAGATTATCTGATTTTGTTGCCGGAAATTTTTCTTCAAGTCTTCCATTATCATCTTATACTCCCGGTATTGTTTCATCACCAATGCATAAATGGTTACCTGAAATTATAAAAAAAACCTTACAAAAAGGATTTGTTGATTTTAATAAAAAAAAGAAAGGTTTTTTAACAAACGAGGCAATAATTGTTGGTGTTGAATCAAGGTCTTCTTCACCTGTCAGAATACCCAGAGATAAAACTACTATGCAACATATTGAAATAAAACGATTATTTCCATGTGGTGAAGGTGCCGGATATGCCGGCGGAATAGTTTCTTCTGCAATTGACGGAATGAATTGTGCTGAAAAGGTATGTGATATATAATAATCATTAATGTCGGTCTAATTTAATAAACTGATGTTTAATATATCATTTTTACTTCGTTATTCTTAATTCTATTGTTCAAATGCCTGCCCCGTAGCGAAATATGAGCGTATCGGGGTTCTATTGTTCAAAATAAGAATGGACAAGCAAAAAAACATGAATTAAACGAAGTGGTTTCAGAGAAGCTAATTTTTCGGGTTAATTTTAGTTTGTCTGTCTTTGGTAAGCTTTAATGAATTACAAACCTGACTGCCGTTAGGCAAGTTTCCGTTTAACAGGGTTTTGCCTGTTATCAAAGAAGTTTAATAATATAATTTTTGTTCCTTTAATTCTATAAAAGATATTTATTTGCTTGACAATCGTAAATCCTCGTATGTTCTTTCTTTTATCTTCTATTGTTCCTATTTCGGGAAATTCAATTAATAAATCAAGAAAATCATATACCTTACGAACAAAATTTCTCATTGCCTTTGAACCCCATTCCTCTTGAAGGTATTCTAAAATCTTATCGAATTTTTTATCTGCTCTCCTTGACCATTTAATCTCTAAAGCCATTTTTTGTGCTTTTTCTTAATTTCCTCATGACTAATCAAATTTTCTTCATCCTCGCTTTCCTTGTATGCCAGCATAAGTTCTTCATATTCTTCTTTTGTCAATCTGCCCATTAATTTTCCTTCTTCAGTATTTTCTGCTCTAATCATGATATCATAAAAACGCATTAGGAGAACATCATTTTTAATATTGTTAATAAGATTATGAAAGTTGTTTCTTAATTCAATTGAATCCATGCTAATTATGTTTGTTTTTACAAATATACAAAAACCCTGTCTTTAATGCTATTTTTTATTTTTCTTATGCAGTGTGTAACTTTTGTAAAAAGATAACACTATTCAACCGAATTCTCAATAATTTTAATTACTTCAGGTTTCTTCTTACAAATGAACATTAATTTTATTTTGTCTGTTTTCGGTTTGGTATAGGAGTATTTCGGAGTTGGTCATAAATTAACCTACGGGTTAACCCATCGGTTAACAAAAAATTCAACTATTTTAAAAAGCGGAATTACAAATTTTGCTTAGCTGGGGTTAGTCATGTCTTTTTGTGTTAAAATCGTCCATATTTTCTAAAAGCCTGAATGGTTTGATAAATGCCAAAACCGACAGCTATGCGTCCTAATGTATCAACAACTAAAGACCAGCCAAAGTAATTAGTACTAACGCTTTTCATAAATTTAAAAGAATGTGCAGGATTAAGAAATGCAGGATAATATTTAATATGATTTTTAAATATCATCCCCCATTCACTGATTCCATCCCAAGAAAAATCTAGACTTCTCCCTAATAAAATAGGTGTATATATTGAAAAGAAAATGAATCCAACTACAAGAGTAAACAAGAAACCTCTCCACCAGCTTAAACCGTGATTATTAGAATATTTATTGAGGTGCAAAATAATTTTATCTTCCCATTGCTTCTTTATTATCCATTTTTTTATCGTAGTTGATACCTTTTTAATCCATACAAATAATCTTCGTTTATTTGTTTTATTATTTAGTTCTCTTCTGTATGCCTCCATTTCTAACGAATGGAAATTTAATGCATCAATTTGACTATCCTGTTCTTTGGCAATGTGTTTTAATAATCGCAAAACATCTCTTGAGGTATATATTTGATTAGAATTGTTATTATAAAGTGCTACATCTTTTGACCAAACCATATTCAACCATCTAAATCGGTTCAGATAACTATCGTTTAAAATGAATTTTGTGTTTGATAAATCTATGTTCGACATTATTAACTGAGAAACATCTCCATTGGAGATTAAAAAAGAATCTTTAATTTTACACGATTTAATATTTGCATATTTTATTGAATTTCTAAGTATAATTGTATCTGTGACAGCCCCAAATATCCTAATTTCTGAATTTGAGTGTAATCCAATAAATTCAAGGTTTTTAATATTAATGTCATCTAAAAAGTAGTGTGCATCATCACTTTCTATAATTTTCACCTTCTCAATAAGGTTAGTATTATCAGTTTTGTCTTCGCTTATATTCCTATAACAATCTTCTGTTTTATTTGTAAGAACAAGTTCCTTAAGTTTTGCGTAGCATTCTATCTTTTTCAGATTTGAGTTAGCAAAAAAATCTATTGTATTAATCTTCCCACATAATGTAGAGTTTTCAATTTGACTATTTTTTATTAATAGTTTTTCTAAAAAAAGAATATCGTCAATGGCGATTAAGTTCTTTACTTGGGAATTATTAATTTTAAAAAGTTTAATATTACCCTTCTCAATATTAATACTTTCGCAATTTGCTAAATTATTAATGAATATTGAATCAATATCACTTTCAATACTTATTTGTTGGCCGATTTTACAATTCTTAATAGTTATTCTTTTCTTAGGTGTTTTTATCCAAATATTATCAAACTCACAGTTTTCAATTGTTATTTCTTCAGGTAATTTATTGAAAAAATAAGGATAGGGATTATCTTCTATAAGTAGCCCACTATCTTTACAATCCAACAATTTTCCAGTCTTAATAAATTCTTGTGCTTTTTTTTCTAAATTTCCCATTGTAAAGTATATTGTTATCTGCTTTTTTCCACAATTTCTATTTCCTCCTCACTCAAACCATACAATTCATAAACCATTTTATCTATTTTGTTAGGCAACATATTATTTCAGTTTTTATTATTATTTTCTGGTATCAAGTTAATAAATTGTTGTTT
Protein-coding regions in this window:
- a CDS encoding type II toxin-antitoxin system RelE/ParE family toxin, coding for MALEIKWSRRADKKFDKILEYLQEEWGSKAMRNFVRKVYDFLDLLIEFPEIGTIEDKRKNIRGFTIVKQINIFYRIKGTKIILLNFFDNRQNPVKRKLA
- a CDS encoding PorT family protein; protein product: MNYKILFILLICFGVVKSYSQTQIPKNTPKYDYDPVHFGFTIGLNTMDFTIHNSDDFFSLDTVLSIENYRTVGFNICMVTNFRLAEYFDFRITPGLVFGQRNLTYIRDSAFVIDAPLDESKEAVHVMKIESTFLQVPFTLKYKAKRLNNYRPYLITGLNYCYDLEARKKIKDDEKPKIRLKRNDIYYEIGFGIDYYFPLFKMSSEIKFSVGLMDILQHDSREYSNAIENMNSKMVSLLFHFE
- the ubiE gene encoding bifunctional demethylmenaquinone methyltransferase/2-methoxy-6-polyprenyl-1,4-benzoquinol methylase UbiE; amino-acid sequence: MIESYINTNNTKKEQVSQMFDNIAWRYDFLNHLLSFGIDKIWRKKAVKLLKEYKPKIILDIAAGTGDFAIEASKLKPDKIIGIDISREMLNKFENKIKKKKLSGTIEVQIGDAENIKFNNNYFDAIIVGFGVRNFENLTQGINEMYRVLKNGGNLIILEFSKPNNSFIRKIYNLYFLKILPFVGKLFSKDSFAYSYLPESVKSFPEYEELLQILKNTGFSNSKFIPLSFGIATLYIGQKK
- a CDS encoding FAD-dependent oxidoreductase, yielding MRKEIILRLSPQEAFDKNSYKKIVEKIIKISSSRISYVKVLNKSVDARNKDIKVNLKLLLVIDEQNPKFEKPEIKFQNVSNSPEIIIIGCGPAGLFAAIRLIELGFKPVIIERGKNVKERKKDIVLIQRNQSLNPDSNYCFGEGGAGAFSDGKLFTRSKKRGNVKRILEIFNFFGASEDILIDAHPHIGSDKLPAIITNMRNAIINCGGEIHFNTKVVDFIIDSNTIKGIKTDKDINFYGNAVILATGHSARDIYHIFSKNKLVIEAKPFAMGVRVEHPQSIINSIQYHNSKQAKYLPSATYKLVSQIKDRGVYSFCMCPGGFIVPASTGENEIVVNGMSAFKRNSKFANSGIVVEIRNDDLHKYHKFNELAGLEFQKQLEHLSFTNSGDGLIAPAQRLSDFVAGNFSSSLPLSSYTPGIVSSPMHKWLPEIIKKTLQKGFVDFNKKKKGFLTNEAIIVGVESRSSSPVRIPRDKTTMQHIEIKRLFPCGEGAGYAGGIVSSAIDGMNCAEKVCDI
- a CDS encoding M1 family metallopeptidase, coding for MLYRIIYILCLFLLIFYKTVSGQEYFQQEVNYKINVKLDDKNNLLIADETIEYINNSPDTLKFIYFHLWPNAYKNNQTAFAKQYLENGYLYFKNSEEKDRGYIDSLDFKVNNENIFWEYDSVYIDICKLHLNKPLKPGEKIIITTPFYVKIPISFSRLAVAQNAYQISQWYPKPAVYDKYGWHQFPYLDVGEFYSEFGLYDVSITIPKNYIVAATGNLMNDEEKEWLENKVTETEKITNFDNDKINWQKSVPVFKTLRYTENNIHDFAWFANKKYHVLKGEVELPHSKRKVTTWAMFTNIEGNLWKRSIEYINDAVYYYSLWYGDYPYNNCTAVFGESYGGMEYPTITIIDEAGSDFSLETIIIHEVGHNWFYGVLGFNEREHPWLDEGINTFSEVRYINTKYPDNKIYDLYLNEKTAKFLGIEKYQYKSINEFYYLIKARINENIASSLHSEKYIETDYFISIYSKVALDFNYLMNYLGEEKFDNIMQEFYEKWKFKHPYPDDIKNIFEEKTGENLDWFFEDIIKTTKKNDYKISKMKNEKLLIKNKGQIISPFSITSLKNNKIQSTEWYQGFNEQQWINIPDKECDKIIIDYSLDIPDINRKNNIIKTFGIFKKAEPFKLKFLGIIENPDNTQINFSPLIGWNNYNKLMIGSIFYGAVIPTQKLEYQILPFYSYENKDFAGYSNFNYYIFPNNNFIQNIKIGLSSSRYAFYYDNVNFQKFKPNINIEFKKKNSKSTKENYLYNDLIYVTNSSEKLYNDSTVYSYFYNGRFTHENNRTLNPYSVNLNIQAGKGFVKSWIESFYTISYKKPKKGFNIRLFAGKFLYNADYYYGNYNFRLSGWTGQNDYTFENVYIGRMENIINESDNHLLSQQFVKNDGGFSVYTLLGQTNNWLASINLNTTLPFLIPLKPYLNLAAYNYIHNSPKSIQYVFESGIEISIIPDIFEIYFPVLMSEDIKYQSDFITDNYWQKIRFILNFNELNPFKLIKEIDL
- a CDS encoding UDP-2,3-diacylglucosamine diphosphatase, with the translated sequence MTDKKNIYFASDAHLGLPNYQKSLFREKLLVKWLDEIKNDAKEIYLLGDMFDFWYEYKQVVPRGFTRFLGKIAEIVDSGIPVHLFTGNHDIWIFDYLPTETGVILHRKPIVKTLNGKKFYLAHGDGLGPYDKGYKLLKKIFTNPVLQWLFSRLHPNFAIGLGHLWSNNSRFAKGLKAEKYKGDDKEWLYLYAKSLLKKEHFDYFVFGHRHILVERQIGSKSRFINLGDWITNFSYGVFDGENFELKKYTKNSMS